aaaaaaaaaaggttggtCATGGTGTTTGGTCACCGACGGGAGCGGGAAGAGGAGAAGGTGATTTGgttgaaatttcaaaaagtgGAGTATTTTCTTCCTAAAGACAGAAACCTTGCCCCTTTTCCAGATAGGTCCCTAACGGCTAAAATTGGCCAAAATTGTTGTAATTTGCTTCAATTTGATCCCCGATTTCAATTCTCAGACCACCATAGCTAATCCGAAGTTCTGACTATTACTCTCTAACCCGAATTTAACTTTcccaaattttctatttttttctactTAATTACAGTaaattctcttcttcttttttcttttctaacttCTAGTCCCAATTTTGGGCATGACAATTATCctttaaaaagatattaaaattatcGTATTTAACTCTCATCTAAAGCTATccaaaatagtataaaatattatattaataaggttaaaaactaatattaacttttatcagaattataatttcttttaagtaATCTGATTTAAATATTGTTGAGTTTAATCATTTATAAGGTTGTTGAAACCCACGAGAGCTGATCTCTAAttgttaaattgagaaaatgttGCGGgactaaattttgagttaagaACAGAGGAATAGAGTAGGAGAAATTGGAAGAAGAAGATAAGAGAGAGAGAACAGATAATTTGTTACTGTATTTTTCCTTGAAAAACGCTACCATGCAATACATGCAATTATTAAAGAAACTGTAAACTAGTACGTGGACATTTCTGTTGTAGCCAAAACGCtccgtttaaataatttcaaaactcGCCGTTTCACTTATGCTCAAACTTCTCTGCTAATTAAGTAGCTCGTAACAGTACTTCCTCCTTGCGAGACAGCCTTGTCCTCAAGGCTAGAAATTAGGAAACTTGCTCTGAAACGTAGTGAAAGACTCCAATGTTGCATCTTCCGGAAAGGAATTTGCCCACTCCACTAACACCTCCGTTATCGCCTGAGTTCCCCTCTTAACTATCCTTCGGTCTATAATACGAACAGGTTCCTTGGGCAAGACACCATGCTCATCCATCAATGGCAATTGAGCCTGTGTTGGAACCGTCCCCACATGTTTCTTTAGTTGAGAAACATGAAATGTCGGATGAATTCGAGATTGCGGTGGAAGTTGCAGGGTATATGCCACAGCCCCGACTTTCCTAATCACCGGAAAAGGGAACTTGTCTTTGACAGTGTGTTGGTTTAACTGTCTGTAATCCACACATAATCTCCAACTCCCATCCTTCTTCTTGACCATAACAATGGGAGAGGCAAAAGAACTGGTGCTGTCACGGATAATACCAGCCTGTAACATTTCTTTAATAAGCTTCTCcatttcattcttttgaaaTGCTGGATATCGGTAGGGTCGCATCTTGACCACTACTCCTTCATTCATTAATGGAATCTTGTGATCGTGCACCCTGCGAGGAGGTAACCCTTTGGGAACCTGAAATATGTCATCAAACTCCCTTAACAACCCTTGAAGATGAAGCTCATGGTTCTCGTTCTCCTTGGTAGTCAGTACCATTTGTTTAGGCGAGCTCAACACTGCTGAAAAAGGACCCATTGATTGTCCAACAGCTGCAAAACACCTTGGTTTAAATTCCATATTATCTGCTGCCAGGGAACCTGGAGCTATGCCTTGGAGGACATAAGACTCCCCTGCTACCTTAAACTGCATTGTGAGGGATCCAAAATTCCACATAATGTCTCCTAGAGTCAATAGCCATTGCACTCCCAAAACCATATCACATCCTTTCAAGGCTAACACCATGAAATCAGTTGTAAATCTTTGGTTATGCACCTCCCAAGTAATCTCTTTGCACAAACCCCTAGTGAACAAACAGCTCCCATTTGCTACGGAAACTCTCAACTGCTCCTGTCGCATCACTGGTAACGATAACCTGTGAACCAATTTTGCATCAACAAAGTTATGGGTACTACCTGAATCAACTAAAATGATAGCCCAATGAGTCCCCAATTTCGCAGCCATCCGCATGGTGTTGTGTCCCTGCATTCCGGTAAGAGCATTAAGCGAAATGGTAGGAGATGTCAGACCTTCCTCATCGACCCCATTTTCCTCCAACTTGTCAGAACACTCCTGAAACTCCTCAATCTCCCCGTCAGAATGAGGTTCCAACAAAACTTGATACAGTTGAGACCTCATGCACTTATGACCTGCGTGATACTTAACCCCACACCAGAAGCAAAGGCCCTTTTGTTTCCTTTCAGCCATCACTGCTGGAGAAATGTTTCTAGACCCCTGGTTGTTAGTTGAAACCTTAGTAGCCCCCTGATTACCGACTACTGGTCTAGTAGGAAAAGAAGATGGTCTCGATAAGGCAGAAGTATTGCTAAAAGTTCTAGATGACTGAACTCCCATAGTGGTCGTAGATCCCTTTCCCGAATGTGACATTAGTATCTCTATCTTTTTAGCCAATTGAAAGGCTTCCATCAGGGTCGATGGTGTAAATAAGTCTAAATAATGGCCTATTTCTGATTTCAAATTTCCCAGAAATATACTGAGAGCATATGATTCAGGTAGGTGCAATTGATTAAGTAAACCTACAAAAAGGTCTTGAAACTGCTCAACCGTACCTTGTTGCTTTAAGTTGACCAATTCCCTCATCGGGTCCCCAAACGTTCCACACCCAAAACGGTCCTGGAGACTCCTAATATATGCTGGCCATGCTAACCTTTGCAACCCACCATTGCGTTGAGAATAAAAGTGATGCCACTCTAACGCTCGGCCCTCCAAGTTTAATATTACCACGCGAACTTTGCTAGCATCATGTATCTCTTCTGCTTCAAAATACTGCTCCAACTTAGTCCACCACCCCCTGAAATCGGTGCCATCAAACTTGGGACACTCTAATCGACTGTGATTAATAGAAACCCCAGCTATATGAGATGAATCTTTCACTTGTTCACTGCCCCCATTTGGGATTACAGTTTCTGCCTGCATCGGAGGAAAATCCCTGTTCTTAGGGCCGAAACCTGGAGGAGCTCCCAAAACACCCTTGCCTTTGTCTCCGGAGACATTTGCCGATGATCCTACTGGTGGTGGTCCAAAGTACTGACTCAGCAAAACTTGAAGATCTCCTTGAAACTCAGTTTTAAAATCCTGTAGCCGCTGTTCCAACTTTGTTTCCACCCGAGTGATCTCCTCATGAATCTTGGAAATCTCTTGCTGCATACCGCCCACCTCCTTCTGTAACCTTGTAGAAACTCCGTCACCAGCCATGGAAGGGATCGAGAATGGCTCTGATACCTTTGTTGCGGgactaaattttgagttaagaACAGAGGAATAGAGTAGGAGAAATTGGAAGAAGAAGATAAGAGAGAGAGAACAAATAATTTGTTACTGTATTTTTCCTTGAAAAACGCTACCATGCAATACATGCAATTATTAAAGAAACTGTAAACAAGTACGTGGACATTTCTGTTGTAGCCAAAACGCtccgtttaaataatttcaaaactcGCCGTTTCACTTATGCTCAAACTTCTCTGCTAATTAAGTAGCTCGTAACACAAAAGTTAGCTGTCAGGACGTTCCTGCAACAGGAATTGAAAGTTTGAGGCTTTTCCTCGAGTGAAGTGAGATTCATCCTACTAACGAGAAGTTAAATTCTGTGAAGAGGATTGACCCTACTTCTCTAACTACGAATTTGGTGAATTTGACACTCATCAATGATAAATCTAAAACTTAAAGACATTCATTTTGATCCAAGGCTGCAAGTATTTCGTTTTCCAATATTCTCATTGCAAAAATCCTCGGCCAAAATACAGATGGAAATATCTAaaaagaattaagtaaataacaCGTAGCAAAACTACAGTCTGTAGTAAATTGAAACACAGATTCGTTCTGTATAAAGTATACAACATGATGGAACATAATTTAATAGCAAAAAAGGTGGAAGAAAATGGCCAAAGCGCCATGCAAAGACATGGCTGTTCTTTGCAAAGAACAATAGGTAACTTCTTACTATACAAACCTCAGTTCCCTCAAAAACTTGAaaggtgaaaagaaaaaaggaacaaGAACTAGTGCAATTGCctgtactaaaattttaatgcttcTCTAAACTTGATGCTAGAACTATTTTGCAGGCCTTTCTTACCAGCACCGGCGACATTTCCACCCTGCATCATCGCCACAAACTCATTGTAATCAATGCGTCCGTCCTGCATATGATACGTAGAATATAAGATCAGTGCATAAATTATATGCAGGCAACAAAGTGCTGATAATAATTTAGCACaacattgaaatattttatggtCTTGGTTGAAATGAAGGATTGATTATTGCAAATGGATGCATTGAGGGTTTTATTATGAGAACTGGATACCTTTACATGATCCAACGGCCGACTATTTACGGATCTCGAATGTGGAAGTGAAGGAAAGGACTACCAACTCATTTTGAGGGCAAGCTTTCTTAATTTTGGTCGACTATATAATGTATAATGatctaattaaaatacaaaaataaaacagacTACTTACATTATCCTGATCAACTTCTCGGATCATTTCTTCAAGGCGAACATCTTCTATGCCAAACTCCTCGCAAGCTTTTTGGAGCTCATCTGGAGTAATATAACCACTACCATCCTTATCAAAGTAGGAGAAGGCAGCAAATAGATGATCTTCTTTCTCGATTTTGTTTAGGTGAAGCGTAGCAGCTACAAACTCCCCGTAGTCAATTGTGCCACTATTATCAACATCAGCCTGTAGTTTAAGAACACATTTGCATTAGAGACAACTTGTCATTGCTTATTCCCAATTAGCCTTGTATTAGGTATAGAACAAAGAAGACAAAAGgtaaaaaccaagaaaaactACTAGATAATCATTAGATGTCAGTTTTGTGAAACTAAAGTCATGTCTGCCACTGTCAACTTTGGACAAAGACATGGTAGTAGGTACACATTCAATTATGCTCATACAAATTGAGGCATGGACCGGATGCAATTGTAATTGCCTAAGACCATTGAAGAATCCATATGATTCCATGGTTGAAGACACTTCATACCATTTGGTATATCTTCCTTCTTCCATGGTATAtctatatttattgcatttaaACACTGAAAATCCTAAATTGAGTAAATGAAGCCAAGAGATCTCAACAAATTCACAAACCATAGCTACCCTTTGGAAGTGCACAAGCAAACATGAGCTGCCTTAAATGTCTCtttccaaaaaaagaaaaattcttgAAGCAACCACCCCTACACTTATTCCTCGGATGTAGATAAGGAAGAAATTCTAGAAATTTCATTGAACAAGCCGAGAGGTTTAAGGTGCCACCGCTGTTACTAGATTTGATGTAAAAAAGGTCAAGAAATGGGTTTCCTCTGGTCTAAGAAAGATAGTTGAGGAAGAGAAGGGTTAGCTAATTATCCCCTAAGAGAATCATCCCAAATCCACATAACATTACTCCTAGCTGACTAGCAGTCGGTATACTTACTGCTTGCATAAGATCATAAATTTCAGATTCCTTAAGATTAGCTCCAACTCTTTTCAGTCCCACTTCAAGTTCTTCGAATGTGATCTGACCACTGTTGTCAGCATCTATCATCTTGAACATTTCTTTCAGGCCAGCTATTTCTTCTTCAGATAGGCTCTCTGCAATTACctgaatggaaaaagaaaataatttttcagttcAACATAACTGGAAAATCTAAAAAAggttttaaatgtaaaaataggtTTTCATAGTTTGAGTATCCACTCAAGTCTCCATCCATCAGTCCCTCCCTCCCTATCTCACAACCCCTTTTTCTCATATATCATGTCTAGCATGTCAAGAGACTCACTCTAAGAGCTATTTTCTTGAGCTTATTCATTGCAGAAAATTGCTTCATACGACTTAAAACAGCAGAATCAAGAGGCTTGTCAGGAGCAACACCATCAATCTGTATCCAAGGGTGGCCTGCACAgattttttaacaatattagcAACGGAAAAATAATGCCCTCCTGGAACCTAGTGTTACACATTTTATCATGTAAGTAGGAGCCATCTGCATCGCCAATAACATGGCAGACTGGAATCTTTCtacataataataacaaaagtttaaaagttttatagtggcacaaaattgaaaattatgcACTTTGTCATctaaaacaattacatgttttgTATATAACcgtttaaaagttttatttgcTTTTGTATCCAAATGTAGTTTTTGCCTTTTTGCTTCCAGAAGCAAAGAGAAAAAATGTAAAACCGCTGACGAAATGGAGCCTTCATAAATCCTAAAAGTTCTTTGATAACAAAATGCTGGACCGGAATAAAAGAATGTGGCTTACACAAAACTTCATGTGCAGTTAACCGTTTCCTAGGGTCTCGGATGAGCATTTTCCTCACCAAATCTTTAGCACTTTCAGAGATGCTAGGCCAAGGATCAGAATCAAAATCTAGGTCACCATGCAATACCTCTTCAAATATGCCTTGCTCGTTTTCTACATCATGGCAGGGAAAATCAAAACATAATCATGATGATGTAACAAAGGGGCAGTTAAAATAATTGCACTTGGCTAAATTAAGGTTGTATTAGGATGTGACTAGTCAAAACGGAGAAAATCTTACGCATCAGAAAATTTCTTACCAGCCCAAAAGGGAGGAACTCCACTTAAGAGAATGTAAAGAATTACTCCTGCACTCCAAACATCTGCTTCTGGACCATAATGCTTTCGTAAGACTTCAGGGGCAACATAGTATGGGCTCCCAACCACATCAGTGAATCTTTCACCTGCATGGCAAAGAATTACAGTTAAAAAGTAAGTAAATCTTCTCTTAATTCCTCTACTGATGTTGGTAATCACAAATGGGATCAATTTTCTATGTTATATTGACAATGCAAACCAAGGAAGATCacaaatcaatgcatgaataaaAGCTCTATAATAATTCTTTACAAATAAACAGATGGAAAGCCTAATAAATTTCATGCTAATGCAAACCAAAAGAATGTCTTTCTTATATAGTGATtattttaagaaagaaaaggcCCACTTTAAGATTGGGGCTCAAAGTAAAATTTACTTGTGAAACTCTAAACTATAGATAATGCAAGCCAATTTTGTTCAAACAAGAAAACCAAGGGAAAGGAACCTTGTGTGTCACAAACATTAAAGAATCAAACACAACTGACATGCCTAAACCAATGATGAAAGCATAGGACGTAGATGTGCAAGTGATACCATAGTGATACCATTGCCTAATGGATGGCTGGCTGGTAGCAGAATATAACCATAGGGCTAACAGCAAATAATGACTCCCAGTGTCACAAACCATTTGAAATGTAATGTATAAGACCGATATGAATATAATTCCAATGTAATATCACATTTCTGACAGGAATTGGTAGCATGAATAAGCTCTCTGTAGCAAagaatttcttaatttttgcttattcaataatttaataggAATTCATTTACTAGATTTGGACCTAGAAATAACTCATTTAAGCCAAGAAATCCATGCCGTTTCAACCATAAAGTgaagatcaaattgaaaagaCTTAGTTAGCCTAAATACTACCTGGCTTAAAGAATATTGATAATCCAAAATCAATAGCCTTGAGAAGCGCATCCTCCTGCTGATTCACAAAAAGGAAATTCTCAGGTTTGAGATCTCTATGCATAACCCCCAAAGAATGGCAAGCTTCCACAACCCCGACTATAGTCCTTGTAAGTGCAGCTGCCTTTCTTTCTGTATAATGTCCGCGCTGAATGATTCTATCAAAAAGTTCTCCACCAGCACATAATTCCATAACAACATGAACTGCCACTGCATCCTCATAAGCTCCTTTTATAGATATAACATTCGGATGCCCAGCCAAGTGGTGCATTATCTGAATTTCTCTTCTCACATCCTCTACATCTTCATCAGTTAACAACTTCCTCTTCGCGATCGATTTGCAAGCATACTCTCTCCCAGTTGACTTCTCCACACAAAGGAAAGTCGTCCCAAATTGCCCTTGTCCTAGTTTTCTCCCTAGGCTAAAATATTCCTTGAAATTACCAGTCCTTGTTTGTAACACAGACTCAGTCCTAAGCCCTGCACTGGACACCCTTTTCATATGAGGGAACTTGGGTTTGGCCGGTTTGTCGGGTTCAGTTTCCGGTTTGGTCTCTGGTTTGGTCTCCTGTTTGGCCTCTTGTTTGGTCTCTGATTTAGGAATTGTCACTTGTTCTGGAGGTTTGTTTAGAACTGGCAATGGTGATTCAGGTTCTCTAGCTGCTACCTCGCTCCCAGTTCCCCCATTAGAACTTGAAACTGAGTCATCAGGCATTCGGGACCGCCACATTGCGGCGGAAACCGATTGGAAAAACCCATTCTTGGAAATGCTTGGTCCTACacaagtattccccatctactCTCACACTTAAATTTCTTCTTCAAAATACAATCAAAAGTTTTGAACATTAATATCTAAAACCAATAGATGGACCAATCTGATACATAAAGATCTGATCTTCCTAATAAGGATCAAGCTCCCTATATTCTCCACTAGAAGGGAAAATCTTTATATCAAAAACCAAACTAGAACTAATTACTTACCTCCAAACTTCAAAATCTAtccataaaaaaatgaaagtaatgATTACAACAACTACGGGATTGTAGAAGCAAGTTTAAGAACCTGAGAAAAAAGTCAACACAATCATCAATCaccaattaataaataaattaactatgcaagaaaaagaaaaacacatacAACTCCTTGGATCTCAAATTCAGTAATTGGAAAAATCAAACTTGAAATTCTCAAAAGGAAAAACACCCCAAAAgtccaaaaggaaaaaaacagaAACCCAAATGAGTAAAGTTGAAGGATGAGAAAGTTGAAAGAAGATCATTggaaaaataagtttatattaaaaggaaaaaggtaTGGTTTACCAAGTCTTGGCCTAATAGTTGAAAAAGGAAGAAGTCTGTTTTCCAAGTTTTACAACTACAAGAGAGTGGAAGTGGAAAGTCCTTGAAACTTGGTTTATATCTAAATCTCAacattatttaatgtttattttattgcattaaaataacaagaaaagaaCAAACATATGGAAAGAGGCATAAACGTGTGTTTGGACATAATTTGCAGGGTTTACGCGCTTGGccggatttagggtttttatcaCTCCGGGCTTATCGGTTGATGGTAGCATTAATTGAAAGCTTTCCTGACTTTGTATTGGGtcccattttcttttaatacgCAATACAATAATTTATCCAACTAATGTGCACTTATTTAGTTCCCGGATttaatcgaatcgagtcaaaaaattttaaattaattgagttaACGAGTTTTGCTTTATCATTTGAATTGAGttaagtgaaatgaaatttgaattcagtcaaatttagtgaaattgtttaaattaaattaaaaattaaacatatattttagtatgataaacttgaatcattaattaatttatttatatcctaaaattattattttaagaaaaattaaaattgtaactttctttatatattcttaaaagagtatatatttttaaaaatatatacatttttgaattttaaaattcattttgattttttctttttggaatttttgtttAGAGAGACCAATTAGCACTTTTTCAAAATTGGCAAGGACCTAGGTTGTATTTACAATAAtttgttattcgaattattcaaattgtaaaatttaactcgactcgactcgaattcgaaactcgaattacttatttaGTTTACTCGAATAACTTGAACAACTTGATTCAATTAACTcaagattctttttttttcctaatcgaatcgagttttgctcacttCTAGGTATATTTAGGTAATTGAATTGGTGtgtaattgtttataattataCAATGGTAGCATGCTTGAGTAAACATTGTAATTTGTAGGTCTGACTGAATTGAGT
This genomic window from Gossypium raimondii isolate GPD5lz chromosome 10, ASM2569854v1, whole genome shotgun sequence contains:
- the LOC105775598 gene encoding uncharacterized protein LOC105775598 — encoded protein: MAGDGVSTRLQKEVGGMQQEISKIHEEITRVETKLEQRLQDFKTEFQGDLQVLLSQYFGPPPVGSSANVSGDKGKGVLGAPPGFGPKNRDFPPMQAETVIPNGGSEQVKDSSHIAGVSINHSRLECPKFDGTDFRGWWTKLEQYFEAEEIHDASKVRVVILNLEGRALEWHHFYSQRNGGLQRLAWPAYIRSLQDRFGCGTFGDPMRELVNLKQQGTVEQFQDLFVGLLNQLHLPESYALSIFLGNLKSEIGHYLDLFTPSTLMEAFQLAKKIEILMSHSGKGSTTTMGVQSSRTFSNTSALSRPSSFPTRPVVGNQGATKVSTNNQGSRNISPAVMAERKQKGLCFWCGVKYHAGHKCMRSQLYQVLLEPHSDGEIEEFQECSDKLEENGVDEEGLTSPTISLNALTGMQGHNTMRMAAKLGTHWAIILVDSGSTHNFVDAKLVHRLSLPVMRQEQLRVSVANGSCLFTRGLCKEITWEVHNQRFTTDFMVLALKGCDMVLGVQWLLTLGDIMWNFGSLTMQFKVAGESYVLQGIAPGSLAADNMEFKPRCFAAVGQSMGPFSAVLSSPKQMVLTTKENENHELHLQGLLREFDDIFQVPKGLPPRRVHDHKIPLMNEGVVVKMRPYRYPAFQKNEMEKLIKEMLQAGIIRDSTSSFASPIVMVKKKDGSWRLCVDYRQLNQHTVKDKFPFPVIRKVGAVAYTLQLPPQSRIHPTFHVSQLKKHVGTVPTQAQLPLMDEHGVLPKEPVRIIDRRIVKRGTQAITEVLVEWANSFPEDATLESFTTFQSKFPNF
- the LOC105776954 gene encoding calcium-dependent protein kinase 1 — protein: MGNTCVGPSISKNGFFQSVSAAMWRSRMPDDSVSSSNGGTGSEVAAREPESPLPVLNKPPEQVTIPKSETKQEAKQETKPETKPETEPDKPAKPKFPHMKRVSSAGLRTESVLQTRTGNFKEYFSLGRKLGQGQFGTTFLCVEKSTGREYACKSIAKRKLLTDEDVEDVRREIQIMHHLAGHPNVISIKGAYEDAVAVHVVMELCAGGELFDRIIQRGHYTERKAAALTRTIVGVVEACHSLGVMHRDLKPENFLFVNQQEDALLKAIDFGLSIFFKPGERFTDVVGSPYYVAPEVLRKHYGPEADVWSAGVILYILLSGVPPFWAENEQGIFEEVLHGDLDFDSDPWPSISESAKDLVRKMLIRDPRKRLTAHEVLCHPWIQIDGVAPDKPLDSAVLSRMKQFSAMNKLKKIALRVIAESLSEEEIAGLKEMFKMIDADNSGQITFEELEVGLKRVGANLKESEIYDLMQAADVDNSGTIDYGEFVAATLHLNKIEKEDHLFAAFSYFDKDGSGYITPDELQKACEEFGIEDVRLEEMIREVDQDNDGRIDYNEFVAMMQGGNVAGAGKKGLQNSSSIKFREALKF